One Elephas maximus indicus isolate mEleMax1 chromosome 18, mEleMax1 primary haplotype, whole genome shotgun sequence genomic region harbors:
- the RHEX gene encoding regulator of hemoglobinization and erythroid cell expansion protein has protein sequence MLAENMEVWHGLVIAVVSIFLQTCLLTAINYLLSRHTAKENERLLKAAKLPAPPLSPDHHHPPAAKEMKGTLAERRTPVSDLHDRHDSDTSSDSSDSSDSSPSTYQAPKDINYAQVDFSVPRDLKNEFALDYENLKEGTDYVNVNPKGQKTNFWAFVNPAASQPVEYTQVNV, from the exons ATGCTGGCCGA AAACATGGAGGTCTGGCATGGCTTAGTGATTGCAGTAGTGTCCATCTTCCTACAGACCTGCCTCCTCACAGCCATCAATTACCTGCTCAGCAGGCACACAG CCAAGGAAAATGAACGATTACTGAAAGCAGCCAAGCTCCCGGCCCCTCCGCTCAGCCCTGACCACCATCACCCACCTGCTGCCAAGGAGATGAAGGGAACTCTGGCAGAGAGACGTACCCCTGTGTCTGATCTCCATGACAGGC ATGACAGTGACACATCCTCAGACAGCTCGGACAGCTCGGACAGCTCGCCTTCCACCTACCAG GCTCCCAAGGATATAAATTACGCACAAGTGGATTTTTCAGTGCCCAGAGACCTGAAAAATGAATTCGCCCTGGACTATGAGAATTTAAAGGAAGGCACAGATTATGTCAATGTCAATCCGAAAGGCCAAAAGACCAATTTCTGGGCTTTTGTGAACCCTGCTGCCTCTCAGCCGGTGGAATACACTCAAGTGAACGTGTaa